Proteins from a genomic interval of Streptomyces fodineus:
- a CDS encoding bifunctional DNA primase/polymerase — translation MREILGRRRRLLSRRNDGRPELIGAALTFATEWQWPVLPGVAPDPQGRARCGCPDPECTVPGAHPFDPGLLAATTDARMVRWWWTNRPSAPIILATGGRAPCAVSLPALAASRALALLDRRGMRLGPVIAAPTRWALLVKPYSMEQLGELLYAKDFVPGSLRFHGEGGYLALPPSETGRGEVRWERAPLPGSAAPWAPDVEAVVDAVVDALTRTGVSAPEL, via the coding sequence ATGCGCGAGATCCTCGGAAGGCGACGCAGGCTCCTGTCCAGGCGGAACGACGGGAGGCCTGAGCTGATCGGCGCGGCCCTGACATTCGCGACCGAGTGGCAGTGGCCCGTACTCCCGGGCGTGGCCCCGGACCCGCAGGGCCGGGCCCGCTGCGGCTGCCCCGACCCCGAGTGCACGGTGCCCGGTGCGCACCCCTTCGACCCCGGCCTGCTCGCGGCCACGACCGACGCGCGCATGGTGCGCTGGTGGTGGACCAACCGGCCGAGCGCGCCGATCATCCTGGCCACCGGGGGCAGGGCGCCCTGCGCGGTCAGCCTGCCGGCGCTCGCCGCCTCCCGCGCCCTCGCCCTGCTCGACCGGCGGGGCATGCGCCTCGGTCCGGTGATCGCCGCCCCGACCCGCTGGGCGCTGCTCGTCAAGCCGTACTCCATGGAGCAGTTGGGCGAACTGCTCTACGCCAAGGACTTCGTCCCCGGCTCCCTGCGCTTCCACGGCGAGGGCGGCTATCTCGCCCTGCCCCCCTCCGAGACCGGCCGGGGCGAGGTCCGCTGGGAGCGCGCCCCGCTGCCGGGCTCGGCCGCGCCCTGGGCGCCCGATGTGGAGGCGGTCGTGGACGCCGTGGTCGACGCCCTCACTCGTACGGGTGTGAGCGCACCCGAGTTGTAG
- a CDS encoding PP2C family protein-serine/threonine phosphatase has product MNAPHPPKVAGIDPTVPTPAHTVAPTPPAAGAGPSPGSHPVPAPNSPAPGALLQDRLAGWVSDLTTLHELTERLSRTNALECALQELLRAGAALVGARRGLVALEPGDGLGPRTTLGLGLGRADLGHIETVPPGALPYDTGTAAEIVHPDLLAEDGLDPRHREVAARLGYAASYALPLASESAGRLGAAVWLYDEPAEPDERRRHLAGLYVRHATEHLARLVEVERTRACVATITEELLPTRLPRVPGVQLAARHRTGPRGGGDWYDALPLPDAALGLCVGSVTGSGPSVVAAMGRLRASLRAYAVMEGEDPVAVLSDLELLLRLTEPARSATALFAYCEPALRKVTLAGAGHSPPLLIGERRTEFAETSVSAPLGMLACWEAPSVEIEAQAGETVLLYTDGLLHRTGEPMDRAFARLHAAAASVPRALRRDPGAIADHVLRTVLPNGLDAADSEEDVVLLAARFD; this is encoded by the coding sequence ATGAACGCCCCCCACCCTCCGAAAGTGGCCGGAATCGATCCCACGGTTCCGACGCCCGCACACACTGTCGCGCCCACTCCCCCCGCCGCCGGCGCCGGTCCCTCCCCGGGCAGCCATCCCGTCCCCGCCCCGAACAGCCCCGCGCCCGGCGCCCTCCTCCAGGACCGGCTGGCCGGCTGGGTCTCGGACCTCACGACCCTCCACGAACTCACCGAGCGCCTGTCCCGTACGAACGCGCTCGAATGCGCCCTGCAGGAGCTGCTGCGCGCCGGAGCCGCCCTCGTCGGCGCCCGCCGCGGCCTGGTCGCCCTGGAGCCCGGCGACGGACTCGGCCCCCGCACCACCCTCGGCCTGGGCCTCGGCCGCGCCGACCTCGGCCACATCGAGACGGTCCCGCCCGGCGCGCTGCCGTACGACACCGGTACGGCCGCCGAGATCGTCCACCCCGATCTGCTCGCCGAGGACGGCCTGGACCCCCGGCACCGCGAGGTGGCCGCCCGCCTCGGCTACGCCGCCAGCTACGCCCTGCCCCTCGCCTCCGAGTCCGCCGGCCGGCTCGGCGCCGCCGTCTGGCTCTACGACGAACCGGCCGAACCCGACGAGCGCCGACGCCACCTCGCCGGTCTGTACGTCCGGCACGCCACCGAGCACCTCGCCCGGCTGGTGGAAGTGGAGCGCACGCGCGCGTGCGTGGCGACCATCACCGAGGAACTGCTGCCCACCCGGCTGCCCCGCGTGCCCGGCGTCCAGCTCGCCGCCCGACACCGCACCGGCCCGCGCGGCGGCGGCGACTGGTACGACGCGCTGCCGCTGCCGGACGCCGCGCTCGGCCTCTGCGTCGGCTCGGTCACCGGTTCGGGCCCGAGCGTCGTGGCCGCGATGGGCCGCCTGCGCGCCTCCCTCAGGGCCTACGCCGTGATGGAGGGCGAGGACCCGGTCGCCGTCCTGTCCGATCTGGAGCTGCTGCTGCGGCTGACCGAACCCGCCCGCTCGGCCACCGCCCTGTTCGCGTACTGTGAGCCCGCCCTGCGCAAGGTCACCCTGGCCGGTGCCGGACACAGCCCGCCGCTGCTGATCGGCGAGCGGCGCACCGAGTTCGCCGAGACCTCCGTCTCCGCGCCGCTCGGCATGCTCGCCTGCTGGGAGGCGCCCAGCGTGGAGATCGAGGCCCAGGCCGGGGAGACGGTCCTGCTCTACACCGACGGGCTGCTGCACCGTACCGGCGAGCCCATGGACCGCGCCTTCGCCCGCCTGCACGCGGCCGCCGCGAGCGTCCCGCGCGCGTTGCGCCGCGACCCCGGAGCCATCGCGGACCACGTCCTGCGCACGGTACTGCCGAACGGCCTGGACGCGGCCGACAGCGAGGAGGACGTGGTGCTGCTGGCGGCCCGCTTCGACTGA
- a CDS encoding helix-turn-helix transcriptional regulator, which translates to MTTPTKADRQTLKLEEALAEIGVSRAAFYRMRARGQAPRHLKLPNGQIRIRRADLDAWFDSCEVREAC; encoded by the coding sequence GTGACCACTCCGACCAAGGCCGACAGGCAGACGCTGAAGCTGGAGGAAGCGCTGGCTGAGATCGGGGTGTCCCGTGCCGCCTTCTACCGCATGCGTGCTCGGGGCCAGGCTCCGAGGCACCTGAAGCTCCCCAACGGGCAGATCCGCATACGCCGGGCCGACCTCGACGCCTGGTTCGACTCCTGCGAGGTGCGGGAAGCGTGCTGA
- a CDS encoding HTTM domain-containing protein: MPARISTLLTLLLEQPISLYAAAVLRIGYGFLYLAFLLREFPHRDEIWGPGSPWTPALARQLFDQTGWASILTLSDSRAYFEICYAAALIISALFMLGWRTRAVSVLFAVVVTSFHARAIFMTDGGDNLILLMSLYLAFTACGRRWSLDARRNRLRASADKTARLLPGQASGALRRHLRDARLTVITVLHNCGMLVIAAQVCFLYGSAGLYKVQGATWGNGTALHYALNLDVFRPWPELSLMADEHDVLIAIVCYLTVLLQVAFPFVLFGRLKYPVLTMLLGMHLGIAVFLGLPLFSGAMIAADAVFLPDRFYRYLGKLWRGTTRRADVREAGTPPRREPALVPPQQTPSSQ; encoded by the coding sequence ATGCCCGCCCGCATCTCCACGCTCCTGACCCTCCTGCTGGAGCAGCCGATCTCCCTGTACGCCGCGGCGGTCCTGCGCATCGGGTACGGGTTCCTCTACCTCGCCTTCCTGCTGCGCGAGTTCCCCCACCGCGACGAGATCTGGGGTCCCGGCTCACCGTGGACGCCAGCCCTGGCCAGGCAACTCTTCGACCAGACCGGATGGGCCAGCATCCTCACCCTGTCCGACAGCCGGGCCTACTTCGAGATCTGCTACGCGGCAGCCCTGATCATCTCCGCACTGTTCATGCTGGGCTGGCGGACCAGAGCGGTGTCCGTGCTCTTCGCGGTCGTAGTGACGTCGTTCCACGCCAGGGCGATCTTCATGACGGACGGCGGAGACAACCTCATCCTCCTCATGTCCCTCTACCTCGCCTTCACCGCATGCGGCCGACGCTGGTCCCTCGACGCGCGCAGAAACCGGCTCCGAGCCTCCGCCGACAAGACGGCCCGGCTTCTGCCGGGCCAGGCATCCGGCGCGCTGCGACGCCACCTCCGCGACGCGCGCCTGACAGTGATCACCGTGCTGCACAACTGCGGCATGCTCGTCATCGCCGCCCAGGTCTGCTTCCTCTACGGATCCGCGGGCCTGTACAAGGTGCAGGGCGCCACCTGGGGCAACGGAACCGCCCTCCACTACGCCCTGAACCTCGACGTGTTCCGGCCCTGGCCCGAGCTCTCCCTCATGGCAGACGAACACGACGTACTGATCGCCATCGTTTGCTACCTGACGGTGCTGTTGCAAGTGGCCTTCCCGTTCGTCCTGTTCGGCAGGCTCAAGTACCCCGTCCTGACCATGCTGTTGGGCATGCACCTGGGTATCGCTGTCTTCCTGGGCCTGCCGCTCTTCTCCGGCGCCATGATCGCCGCGGACGCCGTATTCCTTCCGGACCGCTTCTACCGGTACCTGGGAAAGCTGTGGCGAGGCACCACCCGGCGGGCAGATGTCCGGGAGGCGGGAACTCCGCCCCGCAGAGAGCCGGCACTCGTACCGCCCCAGCAGACACCTTCGAGCCAGTGA
- a CDS encoding S1C family serine protease, translated as MSTENEGNEVPPAPSAPPVPVASPASPQGPTPEGNRPTAPLPSPPQDAPAAAEPQQGQAGAPTASGPAPDGSWPPPPPPTPPYGESTSYGDAGAGAPGGFGGAGGTGGDAGWGASYQQPAPGPRSGRGGLVAAVLVAALVAGGLGGGLGYTLAKDHDNSGSTTVSASDSSASQIRRAPGTIANVAAQALPSTVTIEAESTNGEGGTGTGFVFDTQGHIVTNNHVVAEALDGGKLTATFPNGRKYDAEVVGHAQGYDVAVIKLKNPPSDLKPLALGDSDKVAVGDETIAIGAPFGLSNTVTTGIISAKNRPVASSDGSSSSKASYMSALQTDASINPGNSGGPLLDASGAVIGINSAIQSTSSGGFGSGQSGSIGLGFAIPINQAKYVAQQLIKTGKPVYAKIGASVSLQDSTNGAKITDQGAGGSAPVESGGPADKAGLKPGDVITKLDDMVIDSGPTLIGEIWTHKPGDKVTLTYKRGGQDHTTELTLGARVGDS; from the coding sequence GTGAGCACCGAGAACGAGGGCAACGAGGTACCCCCGGCCCCGTCCGCACCTCCCGTGCCGGTGGCCTCTCCCGCATCCCCCCAGGGCCCGACGCCCGAGGGAAACAGGCCGACGGCTCCCCTCCCGTCGCCGCCCCAGGACGCTCCGGCCGCCGCCGAGCCGCAGCAGGGACAGGCCGGCGCCCCGACCGCGTCCGGCCCGGCCCCGGACGGCTCCTGGCCGCCTCCGCCGCCGCCCACCCCGCCGTACGGCGAGAGCACCTCCTACGGCGACGCCGGTGCGGGTGCCCCGGGCGGCTTCGGCGGCGCGGGCGGCACCGGTGGGGATGCCGGCTGGGGAGCGTCGTACCAGCAGCCCGCCCCCGGGCCCCGCAGCGGACGCGGCGGGCTGGTCGCCGCGGTCCTGGTGGCCGCGCTGGTCGCGGGCGGCCTGGGCGGCGGCCTCGGCTACACCCTGGCCAAGGACCACGACAACAGCGGCTCCACCACCGTCTCCGCCTCCGACAGCAGCGCCTCCCAGATCAGGCGCGCGCCCGGCACGATCGCCAACGTGGCCGCCCAGGCGCTGCCGAGCACGGTCACCATCGAGGCCGAGAGCACCAACGGCGAGGGTGGCACGGGCACCGGGTTCGTCTTCGACACCCAGGGCCACATAGTCACCAACAACCACGTGGTGGCGGAGGCGCTCGACGGCGGCAAGCTGACGGCCACGTTCCCCAACGGCAGGAAGTACGACGCCGAGGTCGTCGGTCACGCCCAGGGCTACGACGTGGCGGTCATCAAGCTCAAGAACCCCCCGTCGGACCTCAAGCCGCTCGCCCTCGGCGACTCCGACAAGGTGGCCGTCGGCGACGAGACGATCGCCATCGGCGCCCCCTTCGGCCTGTCCAACACGGTGACGACCGGCATCATCAGCGCCAAGAACCGCCCGGTGGCCTCCAGCGACGGCAGTTCCTCCAGCAAGGCGTCGTACATGAGCGCCCTGCAGACCGACGCGTCGATCAACCCGGGCAACTCCGGCGGCCCGCTGCTGGACGCCTCCGGCGCGGTCATCGGCATCAACTCGGCCATCCAGTCGACCAGCAGCGGCGGCTTCGGCTCCGGCCAGTCGGGCTCGATCGGCCTGGGCTTCGCCATCCCGATCAACCAGGCCAAGTACGTCGCCCAGCAGCTGATCAAGACCGGTAAGCCGGTGTACGCCAAGATCGGTGCCTCCGTCTCGCTGCAGGACTCCACCAACGGCGCGAAGATCACCGACCAGGGCGCGGGCGGCTCCGCCCCGGTCGAGTCGGGTGGCCCGGCCGACAAGGCGGGCCTCAAGCCGGGTGATGTCATCACCAAGCTGGACGACATGGTGATCGACAGCGGCCCGACCCTGATCGGCGAGATCTGGACCCACAAGCCCGGCGACAAGGTCACGCTCACCTACAAGCGAGGCGGCCAGGACCACACGACGGAACTGACCCTGGGCGCCCGGGTCGGCGACAGCTGA
- a CDS encoding glycerophosphodiester phosphodiesterase: MTHAPLRSIQVVAHRGASEDAPEHTLAAYKKAIEDGADALECDVRLTADGHLVCVHDRRVNRTSNGRGAVSALELADLAALDFGSRKTREAWRGRDEEPDWVNRPEDPADTSVLTLERLLELVADAGRRVELAIETKHPTRWAGQVEERLLTLLKRFGLDAPASAAESPVRIMSFSARSLHRVRTAAPTLPTVYLVQFLTPRLRDGRLPAGVRIAGPSIRIVRNNPAYVERLKRAGHQVHVWTVNEPEDVDLCVELGIDAIITNRPRAVLRQLGRL; the protein is encoded by the coding sequence GTGACCCACGCACCACTGCGCTCCATCCAGGTCGTCGCCCACCGAGGCGCCTCCGAAGACGCGCCCGAGCACACCCTGGCCGCCTACAAGAAGGCCATCGAGGACGGCGCCGACGCCCTCGAGTGCGACGTACGGCTGACCGCCGACGGCCATCTGGTCTGCGTCCACGACCGGCGGGTGAACCGTACCTCCAACGGCCGCGGCGCCGTCTCCGCGCTGGAACTGGCCGATCTCGCCGCCCTCGACTTCGGCTCCCGGAAGACCCGCGAGGCCTGGCGCGGGCGGGACGAGGAGCCCGACTGGGTGAACCGGCCGGAGGACCCCGCGGACACCTCCGTGCTCACCCTGGAACGGCTGCTGGAACTGGTCGCGGACGCCGGGCGGCGGGTGGAGCTGGCCATCGAGACCAAGCACCCCACGCGCTGGGCCGGCCAGGTCGAGGAGCGGCTGCTGACCCTGCTGAAGCGGTTCGGCCTGGACGCCCCGGCCTCCGCCGCCGAGTCCCCGGTGCGGATCATGAGCTTCTCGGCGCGCTCGCTGCATCGCGTGCGTACCGCCGCGCCGACGCTGCCGACGGTCTACCTGGTGCAGTTCCTCACACCACGCCTGCGTGACGGGCGGCTGCCGGCGGGCGTGCGGATCGCGGGTCCCTCGATCCGCATCGTGCGCAACAACCCCGCCTATGTGGAACGGCTGAAACGCGCCGGCCACCAGGTGCATGTATGGACCGTGAACGAGCCCGAGGACGTCGACCTCTGCGTGGAACTGGGCATCGACGCCATCATCACCAACCGGCCGCGAGCGGTCCTGCGCCAGCTGGGGCGCCTGTGA
- a CDS encoding DUF5926 family protein: MAKKRPQTKAGRPQPSDGARVADADGNVPVVGAREPCPCGSGRRYKACHGRAAAHAVTELVHRPFEGLPGECDWVALRELVPAATVELTLKDGLPEGVPSVTLATVLPMAWPALRRDDGSVLLGLQNDTASGDLSRDLADTLQRALTAEPGTPVQGRRAPAGGPRLQDVLDLQAPFEPVVQSGFEFWVPDAENATPEVTASLERANAAAIPTARLTGVDAAYWCETPEKNHLRWVMPHPEERLLDALARLHAAGRSNLGEGTRLVGSFRAHGLTVPVWDLPSGVTAEDVEKPATEFAERLATALAVTEPLTPEERRARGGLTNRQVTLS, from the coding sequence ATGGCCAAGAAGCGACCCCAGACGAAGGCCGGGCGGCCGCAGCCGAGCGACGGCGCCCGCGTCGCAGACGCTGATGGAAACGTTCCGGTGGTCGGCGCCCGCGAGCCCTGCCCCTGCGGCAGCGGCCGGCGCTACAAGGCATGCCACGGCCGGGCCGCGGCACACGCGGTGACCGAGCTGGTGCACCGCCCGTTCGAGGGGCTGCCCGGCGAGTGCGACTGGGTGGCGCTGCGCGAGCTGGTGCCGGCCGCGACGGTCGAGCTGACCCTCAAGGACGGCCTGCCCGAGGGCGTCCCGTCGGTCACGCTCGCCACGGTGCTGCCGATGGCCTGGCCCGCGCTGCGCCGAGACGACGGCTCGGTCCTGCTCGGCCTGCAGAACGACACGGCGTCCGGTGACCTCAGCCGCGATCTCGCCGACACCCTCCAGCGCGCCCTGACGGCCGAGCCCGGCACCCCCGTGCAGGGCCGCCGCGCCCCGGCCGGTGGTCCTCGGCTGCAGGACGTGCTCGACCTCCAGGCGCCGTTCGAGCCGGTGGTGCAGAGCGGCTTCGAGTTCTGGGTGCCGGACGCGGAGAACGCCACCCCGGAGGTGACCGCCTCCCTGGAGCGGGCCAACGCCGCAGCCATCCCGACGGCGAGACTGACCGGCGTGGACGCGGCGTACTGGTGCGAGACCCCGGAGAAGAACCACCTGCGCTGGGTGATGCCGCATCCGGAGGAGCGGCTTCTGGACGCTCTCGCTCGGCTGCACGCGGCGGGCCGTTCCAACCTGGGCGAGGGCACCCGGCTCGTGGGCTCCTTCCGAGCTCACGGCCTCACCGTGCCGGTCTGGGACCTGCCGAGCGGGGTCACGGCGGAGGACGTGGAGAAGCCGGCCACCGAGTTCGCCGAGCGCCTCGCCACCGCCCTCGCCGTCACCGAGCCGCTGACGCCGGAGGAGCGCCGGGCGCGCGGGGGACTGACCAACCGGCAGGTCACGCTCAGCTGA
- a CDS encoding DUF5819 family protein: MLLVFLEVAPPNPISRQYSRQVNAWIFPLFEQNWRLFAPDPESVNRQISARTMHTAPNGTVQVSGWFDLTADDTAAVRHDPFPSHTAQNMLRRAWTSYLETHGGDDQPRSQRAVMIQQYLRNIAADRVAAHRHGVFESIQLRVITLPIAAPTTAGEPGPGVAAPKRADTRYLPWWKVAPHATG, translated from the coding sequence GTGCTCCTGGTATTCCTGGAGGTGGCACCACCGAATCCGATCTCCCGGCAGTACAGCCGGCAGGTCAACGCCTGGATCTTCCCGTTGTTCGAACAGAACTGGCGACTCTTCGCCCCGGACCCGGAGTCGGTCAACCGGCAGATCTCGGCACGGACCATGCACACCGCCCCGAACGGCACCGTCCAGGTCAGCGGCTGGTTCGACCTGACCGCCGACGACACAGCCGCGGTGAGACACGACCCGTTCCCAAGCCATACCGCACAGAACATGCTGCGCCGGGCCTGGACTTCCTACCTCGAAACACACGGCGGCGACGACCAGCCGCGCTCCCAGCGCGCTGTGATGATCCAGCAGTACCTGCGCAACATCGCGGCGGACCGCGTCGCCGCCCATCGCCACGGCGTATTCGAGTCCATCCAGCTGCGGGTGATCACCCTGCCCATCGCCGCGCCGACCACAGCGGGCGAGCCCGGTCCCGGCGTGGCGGCACCGAAGCGCGCCGACACCCGTTACCTGCCCTGGTGGAAGGTGGCCCCCCATGCAACAGGCTGA
- a CDS encoding tyrosine-type recombinase/integrase: MLTYDVQIWGIRKRPNRLAAYQLRWRVGPRPFSKSYKIKAQADGRRSELLAALRNREQFDTETGLPASEVQALNSTTWYAHTRAYAEMKWPGASAKHRASIADTLATITPKLVEDNRGTPAPKVLRIALYSWVYRFVLGDDGTLKPRIDVEEPPADIVAALDWISRKSVDITALNTPSVVRTALDALKLKQDGTAAAENTVNRKRTVFSNCLRYAVERELLTTLPLDKVDWIPPETDDEIDFRFVPGPKLAKALINAVGEQGERGRHLKAFFGCLYYAANRPGEAASLREDDFTLPEEGWGEVLLSTSMPRVGSGWTDTGESFDTRGLKKRARKATRPVPIPPVLVRLVREHIKEFGTAEDGRLFRAAQGGHLLSKEYGEVWKAARLAVLTETEAASPLADVPYSLRHAGVSLWLESGVSPAEVARRAGHSIAVLFRFYAKAIHRNQQRANRQIESALEAADED, translated from the coding sequence GTGCTGACCTACGACGTGCAGATCTGGGGCATCCGCAAGCGGCCGAACCGTCTGGCGGCCTATCAGCTCCGCTGGCGGGTCGGCCCCCGCCCCTTCTCCAAGAGCTACAAGATCAAGGCTCAGGCTGACGGTCGGCGCTCGGAGCTGCTTGCGGCCCTGCGCAACCGTGAGCAGTTCGACACGGAAACCGGCCTGCCTGCCTCGGAGGTGCAAGCGCTCAACTCCACCACCTGGTACGCCCACACCCGCGCCTATGCGGAGATGAAGTGGCCCGGCGCTTCGGCCAAGCACCGCGCGAGCATCGCTGACACGCTGGCCACCATCACGCCGAAGCTGGTCGAGGACAACCGAGGGACCCCGGCTCCCAAGGTGCTCCGCATCGCCCTCTACTCTTGGGTCTACCGCTTCGTCCTCGGCGACGACGGGACGCTGAAGCCTCGTATCGACGTCGAAGAGCCGCCCGCCGACATCGTGGCGGCGTTGGACTGGATCAGTCGAAAATCCGTCGACATCACCGCGCTCAACACGCCCTCCGTGGTGCGTACGGCGCTCGACGCTCTGAAGCTGAAGCAGGACGGCACGGCCGCTGCCGAGAACACCGTGAATCGCAAGCGAACCGTCTTCAGCAACTGCCTCCGGTACGCGGTGGAACGGGAGTTGCTGACGACCCTGCCCCTCGACAAGGTCGACTGGATCCCGCCCGAAACTGACGACGAGATCGACTTCCGGTTCGTACCCGGCCCGAAGCTGGCGAAGGCGCTGATCAACGCCGTAGGCGAACAGGGCGAAAGGGGACGGCACCTGAAGGCGTTCTTCGGCTGCCTCTACTACGCGGCCAACCGCCCTGGTGAGGCGGCCAGTCTCCGTGAGGACGACTTCACTCTTCCCGAAGAGGGCTGGGGCGAGGTGCTGCTGTCGACCAGCATGCCCCGTGTCGGCTCCGGCTGGACCGACACAGGCGAGTCGTTCGACACGCGCGGCCTGAAGAAGCGCGCCCGCAAAGCGACCCGGCCTGTGCCGATTCCGCCCGTCCTTGTGCGCCTGGTCCGCGAGCACATTAAGGAGTTCGGTACCGCTGAAGACGGCCGGCTGTTCCGTGCGGCCCAGGGCGGCCACCTGCTCTCCAAGGAGTACGGGGAGGTCTGGAAAGCGGCTCGACTCGCGGTGCTGACCGAGACTGAAGCAGCTTCCCCGCTGGCTGACGTGCCGTACTCCCTGCGTCACGCGGGTGTCTCGCTCTGGCTGGAATCCGGCGTCTCCCCGGCAGAAGTCGCGCGCCGAGCGGGCCACAGCATCGCCGTCCTGTTCCGCTTCTATGCCAAGGCCATCCACCGCAACCAGCAGCGCGCGAACCGGCAGATCGAAAGCGCGTTGGAAGCGGCCGACGAAGACTGA
- a CDS encoding ATP-binding protein: MRHRKGIGRFPVQANGASTPWRGAKEVSGVALVVAQEVPTSSSMAVPHGPAGVGKARHRMRSQLRSGGVSETVIDDAVLILSELLSNACKHGRPLGDAPAGDGDVRAAWRVDARGRLIVEVTDGGGPTRPAPATPSVTAHGGRGLNIITALADDWGVRDDVHGEVTVWVVVHEDVHDPDAGYGRDGFATRVTSPALADMADLNFANAFDDLD; this comes from the coding sequence ATGCGTCACCGGAAGGGGATTGGCCGGTTTCCGGTACAGGCCAATGGGGCATCCACACCGTGGCGTGGGGCAAAGGAGGTCTCGGGGGTGGCGTTGGTGGTGGCACAGGAGGTGCCCACGTCGTCGAGCATGGCCGTACCCCATGGCCCTGCGGGCGTGGGGAAGGCAAGGCACCGGATGCGTTCGCAATTGCGTAGCGGCGGTGTGTCCGAAACGGTCATCGACGATGCCGTACTGATCCTTTCCGAACTGCTGAGCAATGCATGCAAGCACGGGCGGCCCCTGGGCGACGCGCCGGCCGGCGACGGTGACGTGCGCGCCGCGTGGCGGGTCGATGCCCGGGGCCGGCTCATCGTCGAGGTGACGGACGGCGGCGGTCCGACCCGCCCGGCGCCGGCCACCCCGTCGGTGACCGCGCACGGCGGCCGCGGCCTGAACATCATCACGGCCCTCGCCGACGACTGGGGCGTCCGGGACGACGTCCACGGCGAGGTGACGGTCTGGGTGGTGGTCCACGAAGACGTCCACGACCCCGATGCCGGCTACGGCCGGGACGGCTTCGCTACGCGCGTCACGTCCCCCGCCCTGGCGGACATGGCCGACCTGAACTTCGCGAACGCGTTCGACGACCTGGACTGA
- a CDS encoding ice-binding family protein — protein sequence MTPTQANAIATPVPLGTADSFAVLAGSAVTNTGPSVVTGDLGVSPGTSITGFPPGLVNGAQHSADAVAAQAQSDLVAAYNDAAGQATDGALPADAGGLTLVPGVYTASSTLGLTGTLTLDAQGDPNAVWVFQVGSGLTTASASRVLLINGASPCNVFWKVGSSATLGTGSTFVGNILALTSISATTGATIDGRALARNGAVTLDTNTITRPQCAGGTTGGTTGATTAGTTGATTAGTTGATTAGTTGATTAGTTGATTAGTTGATTAGTTGATTAGTTGATTAGTTGATTAGTTGATTAGTTGATTAGTTGATTAGTTGATTAGTTGGTTGATTGGTTGGNGHGCCCKPGKPHKPGKPGKPHKPGKPHKHGEHGEHGKPSKPSKPSGHGDYGDYGDQPGTDYGYGCD from the coding sequence GTGACGCCGACGCAGGCAAATGCCATCGCCACACCTGTACCGCTGGGCACGGCGGACAGCTTCGCGGTACTGGCCGGTTCCGCCGTCACCAACACCGGTCCCTCGGTGGTCACCGGAGATCTCGGAGTGAGTCCGGGGACGTCCATCACCGGATTCCCTCCCGGCCTGGTGAACGGGGCGCAGCACTCTGCGGACGCCGTGGCTGCACAAGCCCAGAGCGACCTGGTCGCGGCGTACAACGACGCCGCCGGACAGGCCACCGACGGAGCCCTCCCCGCGGACGCCGGTGGCCTGACGCTGGTTCCGGGCGTCTACACCGCCTCCTCCACTCTCGGGCTCACCGGCACCCTCACCCTGGACGCCCAGGGGGACCCCAACGCCGTCTGGGTGTTCCAGGTCGGTTCGGGTCTGACGACGGCGTCCGCCAGCCGGGTGCTCCTCATCAACGGCGCCTCGCCGTGCAATGTGTTCTGGAAGGTGGGCAGTTCGGCCACCCTCGGCACCGGCTCCACCTTCGTGGGCAACATCCTGGCCCTGACCTCGATCTCTGCCACCACAGGCGCGACGATCGACGGGCGGGCGTTGGCCCGCAACGGTGCCGTGACGCTGGACACCAACACGATCACCCGGCCGCAATGCGCGGGCGGCACCACCGGTGGGACCACGGGTGCGACGACGGCCGGGACCACGGGTGCGACGACGGCCGGGACCACGGGTGCGACGACGGCCGGGACCACGGGTGCGACGACGGCCGGGACCACGGGTGCGACGACGGCCGGGACCACGGGTGCGACGACGGCCGGGACCACGGGTGCGACGACGGCCGGGACCACGGGTGCGACGACGGCCGGGACCACGGGTGCGACGACGGCCGGGACCACGGGTGCGACGACGGCCGGGACCACGGGTGCCACGACCGCCGGGACCACGGGTGCCACGACCGCCGGAACTACCGGTGCGACGACGGCTGGAACCACAGGCGGGACCACGGGTGCCACGACCGGTGGCACCACCGGTGGAAACGGCCATGGCTGCTGCTGCAAGCCCGGTAAGCCCCATAAGCCTGGCAAGCCGGGCAAGCCCCATAAGCCTGGTAAGCCTCACAAGCACGGCGAGCACGGCGAGCACGGCAAGCCCAGCAAGCCCAGCAAGCCCAGCGGGCACGGTGATTACGGTGATTACGGCGACCAGCCCGGTACGGACTATGGCTACGGCTGTGATTAG